Genomic segment of Chloroflexota bacterium:
GTCGGCGTCCACCAAATTCAACTTGCCAACTGTGAACGACGCTTCGGTGCTGTGAATGAAAGCCACCTGCTTGCCGTCGGGCGACCAGTCGAAAGCCACCGAGGTTTCAAACGTCGTCAATTCATTTTGAATTTCGCCGGAGAGGTCGGTGAGCAAAAGCGCATTCTTGCCGTCGGCATTTTCGGCGGCCAGCAAGAGCCGGGCGCCGTCGGGCGAGAAGGCGGGTGACTGGAAAGTGGCGGGTTTGAGCAAGAGTCCGTCTTCCACCACGCCGTCGGCCAAACTGAGGAACGAGAGCCGGGCCAGCGGGTCGGCCGTCCGCGCGCCGCCAGCGTGAATGAACATGCCGGAGCCGTCGGGCCGCCAGTCCCAATAATAGGGCGAGCCGGTGTCGAGCACTTGAATCTCGCCGCCTGCCGCCGGAACCATGTTGAACGACAGTCCACTGCTGCCGGCGATGGTGGCGATGAAGGTGATGTTGGCCGAGTCGGGCGACCAGGAGAGATAGACCGGGCGGCTGCCGTCATCCGCCTTGTAGACCTCAACTTTGTTCTGGCCGTCATCGTCGGCCACGTAAATGGCCGTCTCCAGATCGCTCTGGTCCGAGCCGCTGAGGCTGAAGAAGGTCAGCGACTTGCTGTCGGGCGACCAGGTGGGGTATTGATAGTAGCGCTGGCTGTCGCCCTCGACGGCGGCATCGTCCGTGATCTGGGCCGGGTTCTTGCCGGTCTGGTTGACGGTGTAGACGTTACCGTCGGAGCCGACGTAGGCAATTAGGCCCGACTTGTGCTCGAGGAAGGTGAGGAGCGGGCTTTCGGGCAGGCGCAGGCCGCGCTGGTCAGTAGCTTGTTCCTGCTGTTTACAGCCCGCGAGCACGAACGCGGTGAGGATAAGGATGAAACTGAAAAGTTTGGTTTTGCCGAACATAGTAAGCCGCCTTTCACCCC
This window contains:
- a CDS encoding PD40 domain-containing protein, which gives rise to MFGKTKLFSFILILTAFVLAGCKQQEQATDQRGLRLPESPLLTFLEHKSGLIAYVGSDGNVYTVNQTGKNPAQITDDAAVEGDSQRYYQYPTWSPDSKSLTFFSLSGSDQSDLETAIYVADDDGQNKVEVYKADDGSRPVYLSWSPDSANITFIATIAGSSGLSFNMVPAAGGEIQVLDTGSPYYWDWRPDGSGMFIHAGGARTADPLARLSFLSLADGVVEDGLLLKPATFQSPAFSPDGARLLLAAENADGKNALLLTDLSGEIQNELTTFETSVAFDWSPDGKQVAFIHSTEASFTVGKLNLVDADDPTKLVEVDQEDIVAFYWSPDSKKVAYFVPVRAPVTDSSGQPTQDTQLILKMYVADAITGKSTLLWTFVPTQEFLQTMLFFDQYARSSTIWSPDSQNLVVPIFLPDESAAGIILVPASGNVQPRFLQQGTMAFWSWK